A section of the Humulus lupulus chromosome 2, drHumLupu1.1, whole genome shotgun sequence genome encodes:
- the LOC133818940 gene encoding aspartic proteinase 39-like, with translation MAVMVTLRSSFTFSPSLPLIFFLFLISTTAAATSSLNDAVISVKYKYAGQEPSLTALKAHDDRRQLRILAGVDLPLGGSGRPDAVGLYYAKIGIGTPPKDYYVQVDTGSDIMWVNCIQCKDCPTRSSLGIDLTLYDIKDSSTGKLVGCDEGFCLEVNGGPLSGCTANVSCPYLQIYADGSSTAGYFVKDNVQYDRVSGDLKTTSSNGSVIFGCGATQSDLALSGEEALDGILGFGKSNSSVISQLASSGRVRKMFAHCLDGTNGGGIFAIGHVVQPKVNMTPLVPNQPHYNVNMTAVEVGHTFLKLPNDMFEIGDRKGTIIDSGTTLAYLPEMVYEPLVSKIISQQPDLNVHTVHGEYTCFQYSESVDDAFPTITFYFENSLYLKVYPHEYLFPFEGMWCIGWQNSGMQSSDRKNLTLLGDLVLSNKLVVYDLENQAIGWTEYNCSSNIKVKDEKTGTVHLVGSHYISSACHLKSEWSIFLLIILLLHTLVYCDATTKRDC, from the exons atgGCCGTCATGGTTACTCTCAGAAGCTCATTCACTTTCTCTCCCTCACTGCctctcattttctttctctttctgaTTTCCACCACCGCCGCCGCTACTTCTTCTCTCAACGACGCCGTTATCAGCGTCAAGTACAAGTATGCCGGCCAAGAACCCTCTCTCACTGCTCTCAAAGCACATGACGATCGCCGCCAGCTCCGAATTCTCGCCGGCGTTGATCTTCCCTTGGGCGGCTCCGGCCGCCCCGATGCTGTCgg GCTTTACTATGCTAAAATTGGGATTGGGACTCCCCCAAAGGACTATTATGTTCAAGTAGATACTGGAAGTGATATTATGTGGGTCAACTGTATTCAATGTAAAGATTGCCCTACAAGAAGCTCCCTTGGT ATAGACCTGACACTGTATGACATTAAGGACTCTTCAACCGGGAAATTGGTAGGTTGTGATGAAGGGTTTTGTTTAGAGGTTAATGGGGGTCCATTATCTGGTTGCACAGCGAATGTGTCGTGTCCTTATCTTCAGATATACGCAGATGGCAGCTCTACTGCTGGATATTTTGTGAAAGATAATGTTCAGTATGATCGAGTTTCTGGAGACCTCAAAACTACATCATCCAACGGAAGTGTCATCTTTGG GTGTGGGGCTACACAATCGGATCTAGCTTTGTCTGGTGAAGAAGCACTTGATGGTATACTTGGCTTTGGAAAATCAAATTCATCAGTGATATCACAGCTAGCTTCATCTGGAAGGGTGAGAAAGATGTTTGCTCACTGCTTAGATGGCACTAATGGAGGTGGAATCTTTGCCATTGGTCACGTTGTACAACCAAAAGTAAACATGACGCCCTTGGTACCAAACCA GCCGCACTATAATGTCAACATGACAGCAGTTGAAGTTGGTCATACTTTCTTAAAGCTGCCAAATGATATGTTTGAGATAGGTGACAGAAAAGGGACAATAATTGACAGCGGCACAACATTAGCATATCTTCCTGAAATGGTTTATGAGCCACTAGTAAGTAAG ATAATATCTCAGCAGCCTGATCTAAATGTTCATACAGTTCATGGCGAGTATACATGCTTTCAGTACTCAGAAAG TGTGGATGATGCGTTTCCAACCatcacattttattttgagaACTCGCTGTATTTGAAGGTTTATCCACATGAATATTTATTTCCTTTT GAAGGCATGTGGTGTATTGGTTGGCAAAATAGTGGGATGCAATCCAGTGATAGGAAGAATTTGACCCTTTTGGGAG ATCTGGTACTATCAAATAAGCTAGTAGTGTATGATCTCGAAAATCAGGCTATTGGGTGGACTGAATATAACT GTTCGTCAAATATTAAAGTAAAGGACGAAAAGACTGGAACTGTACATTTAGTAGGTTCCCACTATATCTCTTCTGCTTGCCATTTGAAAAGCGAATGGTCCATATTCTTGTTGATAATTTTGCTGCTGCACACTTTAGTTTACTGTGATGCAACAACTAAAAGAGATTGCTGA
- the LOC133818941 gene encoding uncharacterized protein At1g05835: MQAQIAHKFILWTLVTLSSLICQGWAVKCAAGDHAPTVKQTQVGVGNPPKFLVEIRNNCPMCPVINVHLKCGSFPQALVSPRLLKVLASDDCVVNAGLPLQPLQKLSFNYSHNKFLLRPTIWYFQCE, translated from the exons ATGCAAGCTCAAATAGCTCACAAGTTCATTCTCTGGACTCTGGTAACATTGTCATCTCTTATATGCCAAG GATGGGCGGTCAAGTGCGCTGCCGGTGATCACGCTCCTACGGTGAAGCAAACACAGGTGGGGGTGGGAAACCCTCCCAAATTCTTGGTAGAAATCCGCAACAACTGTCCCATGTGCCCAGTCATCAACGTCCATCTCAAGTGTGGGAGCTTCCCCCAAGCTCTCGTCAGTCCTAGGCTGCTCAAAGTGCTTGCTTCTGATGATTGTGTCGTCAATGCCGGACTTCCATTGCAGCCTCTACAAAAGCTTTCTTTCAACTATTCTCATAACAAATTCCTACTTCGTCCCACCATCTGGTATTTCCAGTGCGAATAG